A window of Gloeocapsopsis sp. IPPAS B-1203 contains these coding sequences:
- a CDS encoding class I SAM-dependent methyltransferase has protein sequence MSNYYNLIAQIYDATRALPPYISEQVTNCILRLVNTTPETKFLEPGIGTGLNAIPIIKRGYSYTGVDISKQMMEEIRHKLQGIPDNLTLIQTDAASLPFENDFFDVVLTRHIIHLIPSWQQALSEIRRVLKPNGVYLHCQSKRTEHQTEFENQWLEILQNQPGFQPETYSASQQEVTQLLLQQGAKMEYVIAAQWQIAQTVGELLDIYQTKPHASCWYVPDDVFPKAMQSFRSWCQSHYKSLDVLLSSDAKFEILVVRDWGCV, from the coding sequence TTGAGCAATTACTACAACCTGATAGCTCAGATTTATGATGCTACCAGAGCATTACCACCGTATATATCTGAACAAGTCACGAATTGTATTCTGCGCCTAGTTAACACAACACCAGAGACAAAATTTTTGGAACCAGGGATTGGTACGGGGTTGAACGCCATACCAATTATTAAACGAGGATATTCCTACACAGGCGTTGATATCTCAAAACAGATGATGGAGGAAATTCGCCACAAGTTACAAGGTATTCCAGACAATCTCACATTGATTCAAACGGATGCTGCTTCGCTTCCTTTTGAAAATGACTTCTTTGATGTTGTGCTGACACGGCATATCATACATCTCATTCCTAGTTGGCAACAAGCCCTAAGTGAAATTCGCCGAGTGCTCAAGCCAAATGGCGTTTATCTCCACTGTCAAAGTAAAAGAACTGAACATCAAACAGAATTTGAAAATCAGTGGTTAGAGATACTCCAAAATCAACCAGGATTTCAGCCAGAAACTTACAGTGCTTCACAACAGGAAGTAACACAACTACTGCTACAACAAGGTGCCAAAATGGAATATGTAATTGCTGCACAGTGGCAAATTGCGCAAACTGTCGGTGAGTTACTCGATATTTACCAAACAAAACCTCATGCTTCTTGCTGGTACGTTCCTGATGATGTTTTCCCAAAAGCTATGCAGAGTTTTAGATCTTGGTGCCAAAGTCACTATAAATCTTTAGATGTTCTTCTTTCCTCTGATGCCAAGTTTGAGATTTTAGTAGTACGTGATTGGGGTTGTGTGTGA
- a CDS encoding TetR family transcriptional regulator gives MSTQISTRQRLINAAIELFATQGVTETTTKAVAELAQVNEVTLFRHFGNKHGLLLAVISESAVFQELGETLRQQAQQTHSIAQAIQWYAEDRLTAIAQFPELVLSILGEARQYPAENRRIIGKYIDQISHDVAEYLATVMQREQLRSQLPVEKLASLLNYILLGYAIIELATEVNESSDREEFLNDLVQLFLGENIVATTATENVADLPANLVHTILQQAKKSGSRDYALVYVLFATGLSPIDITHLERSHQISDAHQHLLQITQGSVRQVPVNQWIMGKRYGSYTRNPLTQWLKSRKDDCSALFLNDDGMPITKQEIAARWQELTEGLLTLEGKVPTIKQAQQTWCVEMLVKGISIEDLSILTGWSLTQLQSYVCRAKEKLALEQALRLDQKS, from the coding sequence ATGTCCACTCAAATTTCGACTCGACAAAGATTAATTAATGCAGCAATTGAGTTATTCGCCACTCAGGGAGTTACCGAAACAACAACAAAAGCCGTTGCTGAGTTAGCCCAAGTCAATGAAGTGACGCTGTTTCGGCATTTTGGGAATAAGCATGGTTTACTGCTAGCGGTCATTTCCGAGTCGGCAGTATTTCAAGAGTTGGGTGAAACTTTGCGCCAGCAAGCCCAACAAACACATAGTATTGCGCAAGCAATTCAATGGTATGCAGAGGATCGCTTAACGGCGATCGCGCAATTTCCTGAATTGGTGCTGTCTATTTTAGGAGAAGCACGGCAATACCCAGCAGAAAATCGCCGGATTATTGGAAAATACATTGATCAAATCAGTCACGATGTTGCCGAATATCTAGCAACCGTGATGCAACGAGAACAGTTACGCAGTCAATTACCCGTTGAAAAACTTGCAAGTTTACTTAATTATATTTTGTTAGGCTACGCGATTATTGAATTAGCGACTGAAGTTAACGAATCGAGTGACCGAGAAGAATTTTTAAATGACTTGGTTCAACTATTTTTAGGAGAAAATATTGTTGCTACAACTGCAACAGAAAATGTAGCAGATTTACCAGCAAACTTAGTGCATACAATTCTGCAACAAGCTAAAAAATCAGGATCGCGAGATTATGCACTTGTTTACGTTTTATTTGCAACAGGCTTATCTCCAATAGATATTACTCATCTAGAGCGAAGTCATCAAATTAGCGATGCGCATCAACACTTATTACAAATCACGCAAGGTTCAGTTAGACAAGTTCCTGTTAATCAATGGATTATGGGTAAGCGCTACGGTTCTTACACTCGTAATCCACTGACACAATGGCTCAAAAGCCGCAAGGATGATTGTTCTGCTTTATTTCTCAATGATGATGGAATGCCAATAACAAAGCAAGAAATCGCAGCACGTTGGCAAGAATTAACTGAAGGATTATTAACCCTAGAGGGAAAAGTCCCAACGATAAAGCAAGCACAGCAAACTTGGTGTGTTGAGATGTTAGTGAAAGGAATCAGTATTGAAGATTTGAGTATTTTGACAGGATGGAGTTT
- a CDS encoding fatty acid desaturase — MTTSAINAEGKQPLALSWVNVAFFGTVHAVAIAAFWNFSWSALGVTLFLHWLFGSIGICLGYHRLLSHRSLQVSPKWLEYVIATLGALAIQGGPIFWVASHRLHHAHTEDKDKDPYSSQRGFWWSHMLWIFYPRPEFFDHENYKRFAPDLARDAYYRWLNRNFLLLQLPLGILLYVLGGWSFVIYGIFVRSVLLWHTTWLINSATHLRGYRNFQVSDNSRNLWWAAILTYGEGWHNNHHAYPNVAKAGQRWWEIDMTWWAIKLLQTAGLAKKVVMPTTKA; from the coding sequence ATGACAACATCAGCCATCAACGCTGAGGGTAAGCAGCCGCTTGCTCTAAGTTGGGTCAACGTGGCATTTTTTGGTACAGTTCATGCTGTAGCGATCGCCGCATTTTGGAATTTTTCTTGGTCGGCATTGGGAGTGACGCTATTCCTCCACTGGTTGTTCGGCAGTATCGGTATCTGTTTAGGCTACCACAGGCTTTTAAGTCACCGCAGCTTGCAGGTGTCGCCCAAGTGGTTAGAATATGTGATCGCAACTTTAGGCGCGTTAGCGATTCAAGGAGGACCCATTTTTTGGGTAGCAAGTCATCGATTGCATCACGCACATACCGAAGACAAAGACAAAGATCCTTACTCTTCACAGCGCGGTTTTTGGTGGAGTCATATGCTGTGGATCTTCTATCCACGTCCAGAGTTTTTTGACCACGAAAATTATAAAAGATTTGCTCCCGACTTAGCCCGTGACGCTTACTATCGTTGGTTAAATCGTAATTTTTTGCTTCTTCAACTTCCTCTAGGCATTTTATTGTACGTTTTGGGAGGATGGTCTTTTGTTATCTACGGTATTTTTGTGAGATCAGTATTACTTTGGCACACGACTTGGTTAATTAATTCTGCAACTCACCTGCGCGGTTATCGGAACTTTCAAGTGAGTGACAATTCCCGAAATCTTTGGTGGGCAGCAATCTTAACCTATGGCGAAGGCTGGCATAATAACCACCATGCTTACCCCAATGTGGCAAAAGCAGGACAGCGTTGGTGGGAAATTGATATGACTTGGTGGGCAATTAAACTCCTGCAAACTGCAGGTTTAGCTAAGAAAGTTGTCATGCCTACAACCAAAGCTTGA